Proteins found in one Bacteroidota bacterium genomic segment:
- a CDS encoding T9SS type A sorting domain-containing protein has translation MLRIPFFLLMWLLPFAAMAQFITPLDVTTNYNPSPVSGWNVTATCEDTIRNVLFTARYQPSSANGWDIRKTNLTTGVTTTLLVNTISSNVPIPTPKIAFKTNRLYFSQKTPSLNNQRITCIDTAGNVIWFRDFLENSTDSIFDYSLSHTGDTLFVAGSFSISTPISISFLAAFNANTGQLLTGWTHSIGASAGNFVRTVLVEGGSLYVGGDFLDGSAQHLTKYTLTSSGPVRVLTWNPNPNAAVYDIASINGNFIAVGGEFTAFSVTTTRNYFAYLNKNTGALLSTSLLFNAPVRKIETYPGNVSTTPFVFIAGDFTAINTTSRNHFVGYTYPASLLTWDPGIANYNSEIRLVRFRNHLYISAAKRNILPSPYKVYCLAAPQPSLISYSSTAFCRGGNPITASVSPVQYATSYNWSYSGSGVTLVPSGNAVQLIFGLNATGGTLTVSAQSDCGLQSALRSSVITLLPSPTVNAGLNDSLTCIHTSVLLNGFSTTPGATLVWTFPNSMQFPDSVITSDPGQYILTATSPNQCMWRDTMQVIVDTVRPALQPFGFVQDLTCSADSVILDAATLYPADSLRWTSIQGVFPNPFAATVSGNYLLTIHSRRNGCENSDTIFVNENITPPPVLLPASIDTLTCLQTSVQLNSPPVTGGVQVWNLVGDTVFVNNPATVSVPGNYILTTTSLINGCLSQGVVNVNQFITPPNVTVPANVPVLNCSFDSVSIDGSSANIGAGLWWTGPGNFSSADPAVVTQQGVYVLTVTHPQNGCTRSDSITVNYVNTLTVIANTDTTICPGSGAVLTASPVGGTPGFSISWDNNGGSGSPVTVYPADSLTYIVTINDNAGCVGTDTVRVHVPDVLSDSTLSFQPCDPLQPTGQVQVYAWGGVPPYQFSIDGGSTFQNSGVFGNLGYGNYSFIIRDTLGCTRSTSAVIDTNSLSPAPDFLLSTNPDMGDTVVIVDISNPRPDSVNWIFPPSVTVIDSNQFAPVILYGDTGIISITMQAYYGSCEVNYVRNVIIGPFVPGGATPWNNNGIDTLIVYPNPNNGTFTVDLELHAEQTFIIQVFDASGIERFRMPPLTTNSWTGSITIPAALPGNYQLRVTAEFDSESRIIIVTQ, from the coding sequence ATGCTTCGCATACCCTTTTTTCTGTTGATGTGGTTGTTGCCGTTTGCGGCAATGGCCCAATTCATTACACCGCTTGACGTTACCACAAACTACAATCCATCACCCGTTTCTGGCTGGAATGTTACCGCTACGTGTGAAGACACTATTCGCAATGTATTGTTTACTGCACGGTATCAACCGTCATCTGCCAATGGTTGGGACATCCGAAAAACAAACCTTACAACCGGCGTCACCACTACGTTATTAGTGAACACCATTTCCAGCAACGTCCCGATTCCGACACCTAAAATTGCCTTTAAAACCAATCGCTTATACTTTTCTCAGAAAACCCCTTCACTAAACAATCAACGTATAACTTGTATTGATACAGCTGGCAATGTTATCTGGTTTCGCGACTTCCTTGAAAATTCCACAGACAGCATTTTTGACTATTCTTTATCACATACAGGCGATACTTTATTTGTAGCAGGCTCTTTTTCTATTTCTACTCCTATTAGTATTAGCTTTTTAGCGGCATTTAATGCGAATACCGGACAGTTGTTAACCGGCTGGACACATTCAATCGGAGCTTCTGCAGGTAATTTTGTACGTACTGTTTTAGTAGAAGGAGGCTCGTTGTATGTGGGAGGCGATTTTTTGGACGGGAGTGCACAGCATCTTACAAAATATACGCTCACGTCTTCGGGGCCGGTGCGTGTTCTGACCTGGAACCCGAATCCGAATGCGGCCGTTTATGACATTGCCAGTATAAACGGAAACTTCATTGCTGTGGGTGGTGAGTTTACTGCTTTTTCAGTAACAACAACCCGTAATTACTTTGCCTATCTTAACAAGAATACGGGTGCGCTGCTTAGTACATCGTTGCTCTTTAATGCTCCTGTAAGAAAAATTGAAACCTATCCCGGTAATGTTTCCACTACCCCATTCGTATTTATTGCCGGCGATTTTACAGCAATTAATACAACCTCACGAAATCATTTTGTGGGTTACACCTATCCCGCTTCATTATTGACTTGGGATCCTGGTATTGCTAATTACAATAGTGAAATCAGACTCGTCCGCTTTCGAAATCACCTGTATATTTCTGCGGCAAAAAGAAATATACTACCCAGCCCTTACAAGGTCTATTGCCTTGCTGCGCCACAACCTTCTCTAATCAGCTATTCATCTACTGCCTTCTGCCGGGGAGGAAATCCCATTACCGCAAGTGTTTCTCCCGTGCAATATGCTACATCCTACAACTGGAGCTATTCGGGCAGCGGCGTTACACTTGTGCCTTCGGGTAATGCTGTGCAATTAATTTTCGGATTGAATGCAACCGGCGGCACACTTACGGTTAGTGCGCAATCAGATTGTGGTTTACAATCTGCACTCAGAAGTTCTGTCATTACATTACTCCCCTCACCCACTGTAAACGCCGGCCTCAACGACTCGCTTACCTGTATTCACACATCCGTACTGCTCAATGGTTTCAGTACAACGCCCGGAGCAACGTTAGTATGGACGTTTCCCAACAGCATGCAATTTCCGGACTCTGTTATTACCTCTGATCCCGGACAATACATACTCACAGCCACATCACCCAATCAGTGCATGTGGAGGGATACCATGCAGGTAATTGTAGATACTGTCCGGCCTGCATTACAGCCATTTGGTTTTGTTCAGGATCTCACCTGCTCCGCAGACTCGGTAATATTGGACGCCGCCACGCTTTACCCGGCCGATTCGCTTCGCTGGACGTCCATTCAGGGCGTATTCCCCAATCCGTTTGCAGCCACCGTGTCGGGCAATTACCTTTTAACCATCCACAGCCGTCGCAATGGTTGCGAAAACAGCGACACTATTTTCGTAAACGAAAACATCACACCGCCCCCTGTATTGCTCCCTGCGAGTATAGACACACTCACCTGCCTGCAAACAAGTGTGCAGCTTAATTCGCCACCGGTTACCGGCGGGGTGCAGGTCTGGAACCTTGTGGGCGATACGGTTTTTGTAAACAACCCGGCCACTGTTTCCGTGCCCGGCAACTACATACTCACCACCACAAGCCTCATAAACGGCTGCCTGTCGCAGGGCGTGGTAAATGTAAATCAGTTCATTACTCCGCCCAACGTAACGGTGCCCGCTAATGTACCGGTTTTAAACTGCTCGTTCGACAGTGTGAGCATTGACGGAAGCTCGGCCAATATTGGCGCAGGATTATGGTGGACAGGCCCAGGCAATTTCTCCTCTGCCGATCCGGCTGTGGTGACGCAGCAGGGCGTGTATGTACTTACAGTTACACACCCTCAGAACGGATGTACGCGCAGCGATTCAATTACAGTAAACTATGTAAATACGCTTACTGTAATTGCCAATACCGATACCACGATTTGTCCCGGCTCAGGCGCAGTGCTTACGGCTTCGCCGGTGGGAGGTACGCCGGGGTTCAGTATCAGCTGGGACAATAACGGAGGAAGCGGATCGCCGGTAACTGTTTATCCGGCCGATTCACTTACTTACATAGTAACGATCAACGACAATGCCGGCTGCGTGGGTACCGATACCGTGCGTGTACACGTACCCGATGTGCTTAGCGATTCAACCCTCAGCTTTCAGCCCTGCGATCCGCTGCAACCTACCGGACAGGTACAGGTGTATGCCTGGGGCGGTGTGCCTCCGTATCAGTTTTCTATTGATGGTGGCAGTACGTTTCAGAATTCAGGTGTGTTTGGTAATCTTGGTTACGGAAACTATTCATTTATTATCCGTGATACGCTGGGCTGCACACGTTCAACATCTGCCGTAATTGATACCAACAGCCTCTCGCCTGCTCCCGACTTCCTTCTTTCTACCAATCCCGATATGGGTGATACGGTGGTTATTGTGGACATCAGCAACCCGCGTCCTGATTCGGTAAACTGGATTTTTCCGCCTTCGGTAACTGTGATTGACAGCAATCAGTTTGCCCCCGTTATTTTGTATGGCGATACCGGTATAATTTCCATTACCATGCAGGCCTACTATGGAAGCTGCGAAGTAAATTACGTGCGTAATGTGATCATCGGTCCGTTTGTACCCGGAGGCGCTACTCCATGGAACAACAATGGAATTGATACACTTATTGTATATCCCAACCCCAACAACGGCACATTCACCGTTGATCTGGAACTGCATGCCGAGCAAACATTCATTATTCAGGTATTTGATGCCAGCGGGATTGAACGTTTCCGTATGCCGCCGCTCACCACAAACAGCTGGACAGGCAGCATTACCATACCGGCGGCACTGCCCGGCAACTATCAGTTGCGTGTTACTGCTGAGTTCGACAGCGAATCGCGGATAATTATTGTTACACAGTAA
- a CDS encoding fibronectin type III domain-containing protein has product MKKYFLLLLALGLFRLLSAQDVFVRAAVYKDTAYIRWVPASYEVWKTGIQQGYIVERFTLDAYMDLGANAAGKGTVLTTQPLKPLAKADAAWNTLKQREPLAALVYDEIYASKPLPADAAKRKTAQEISFGYAMKACDYSPDVAAAHGLMVKDANVQRGEVYVYLVYVNNSPALKPGMGKADPKTNVAPAVAKPAIRGGNRFAMLSFDAAATRNAFAGYIIERSADSVRFERMNKNLLVFAVSDAEQNKTELYYKDSLPQNGKPYWYRVRGWSYFGFEGAPSAAVRVRGKEEWTAYPEIDSCFSADNKTAQLRWKIPSALNTQQLKHFTVLRGGNAGGPFAPVKNAAALPPVTTLFTDAAPEFTNYYVVAAISNDGDTAFSYPALLQLADEVPPAAPENVTGIIDSNGVVQLKWNAVNATDLRGYRVFRCNSLNEEFVEITDTLIAATRFRDSVATQTLTRDVFYTVRAVDRVYNNSPDAKPARLKRPDKVAPVAPVFISAVHNDSAIVLRWIRSSSSDVSEVKLLRTAAGKQSVLVSTFRATDTTTHFTDTQAPAGADYIYQLICTDSSGNKSTSASPQVIFRPRIRVALKDVNVKLDTENKQVTISWAAPAEEVDRYIIYRATENQPMRTFETLPGNSATFTDSRVSPGNTYQYRIKAIYKSGAETELSPVRVVTY; this is encoded by the coding sequence ATGAAAAAGTATTTTCTTCTTTTACTGGCGCTTGGCCTGTTCAGGCTGCTTAGTGCGCAGGATGTGTTTGTGCGTGCAGCTGTTTACAAAGACACCGCTTACATACGCTGGGTGCCGGCCAGTTATGAGGTTTGGAAAACGGGAATTCAGCAGGGATATATCGTAGAACGATTTACGCTTGATGCGTATATGGATTTAGGGGCTAATGCCGCAGGCAAAGGAACCGTACTGACAACCCAGCCGCTGAAACCCTTAGCCAAAGCCGATGCCGCATGGAATACACTGAAACAGCGCGAGCCTTTAGCTGCACTTGTGTACGACGAAATTTATGCCTCAAAACCCTTGCCTGCGGATGCGGCCAAACGCAAAACGGCTCAGGAAATTAGCTTCGGCTATGCCATGAAAGCCTGCGACTATTCGCCGGATGTTGCGGCTGCGCATGGGTTAATGGTTAAAGATGCAAACGTGCAGCGCGGCGAAGTGTATGTGTATCTGGTGTATGTAAATAACTCGCCGGCCTTGAAACCGGGCATGGGCAAAGCCGACCCGAAAACGAATGTGGCTCCTGCTGTAGCCAAACCAGCTATACGTGGTGGTAACCGTTTTGCAATGCTCAGTTTTGATGCAGCAGCCACACGTAATGCGTTTGCCGGATACATCATTGAACGTTCGGCAGACAGTGTGCGCTTTGAGCGGATGAATAAAAACCTGCTGGTGTTTGCCGTATCGGATGCCGAGCAAAATAAAACGGAATTGTATTACAAGGACTCGCTGCCGCAAAACGGAAAGCCTTACTGGTACAGGGTGCGCGGCTGGTCGTATTTCGGATTCGAGGGCGCGCCGTCGGCTGCTGTGCGCGTGCGTGGAAAAGAGGAATGGACTGCTTACCCCGAAATAGATTCCTGCTTCAGCGCCGATAATAAAACGGCACAACTGCGCTGGAAAATACCGTCTGCCCTCAATACACAACAGCTAAAACACTTTACCGTTTTGCGGGGCGGCAATGCAGGCGGCCCGTTTGCACCGGTCAAAAATGCCGCCGCTTTACCACCTGTCACCACACTGTTTACCGATGCCGCACCGGAGTTCACAAACTACTACGTGGTTGCCGCCATCAGCAATGATGGCGACACCGCCTTTTCTTATCCCGCCCTGCTGCAACTGGCCGATGAAGTGCCGCCTGCGGCTCCCGAAAATGTAACGGGGATAATTGACAGCAATGGCGTGGTGCAACTGAAATGGAACGCCGTAAATGCCACCGACCTGCGCGGCTATCGTGTATTCCGCTGCAACAGTCTTAATGAGGAGTTTGTTGAAATAACCGATACACTAATTGCTGCAACCCGTTTTCGCGACAGTGTGGCCACGCAAACCCTCACGCGCGATGTATTTTATACCGTGCGTGCCGTGGATCGCGTGTACAATAATTCGCCCGATGCAAAGCCTGCACGCCTGAAACGCCCCGATAAAGTGGCGCCCGTGGCACCCGTGTTTATCAGCGCCGTTCATAATGATTCGGCTATCGTGCTGCGCTGGATACGCAGCAGCAGCAGTGATGTAAGCGAGGTCAAACTTCTGCGCACTGCCGCCGGCAAACAATCGGTGCTTGTAAGTACCTTCCGGGCTACTGACACCACCACGCATTTTACCGACACACAAGCCCCCGCCGGTGCTGACTACATCTATCAGCTCATTTGCACCGACAGTAGCGGGAACAAAAGTACATCTGCTTCTCCGCAGGTTATTTTTCGCCCACGCATCCGCGTGGCATTGAAAGATGTAAACGTAAAACTTGATACAGAAAATAAGCAGGTGACTATTTCCTGGGCAGCTCCGGCCGAAGAAGTGGACCGTTACATTATTTACCGCGCCACAGAAAACCAGCCTATGCGCACTTTCGAAACACTACCCGGTAATTCTGCAACGTTTACCGATAGCCGTGTTTCGCCGGGAAATACGTATCAATACCGCATAAAAGCGATTTACAAAAGCGGAGCAGAAACGGAGCTTTCGCCGGTGAGGGTGGTGACGTATTGA